The following proteins come from a genomic window of Bacteroidota bacterium:
- a CDS encoding T9SS type A sorting domain-containing protein: MKKFILILVLGILTSTISFAQIPNGDFETQDNWTASGKATYVERLDATLSGDPVSLYPESGSKFIRVQNDLTQGKLGVLSSSFPLTSRPNYYSFHAGYISANKVERFGFIVFFWKWNTNTNSRDTILYNFGAAPQQDGQLQPWAVLNMDLSSLYKNTDTPDSAMLVFIVDVRQNTQGQIIASDNTVLVLDNLKFEQQTSSGITWSDIEAENSIAINKAYYFNKRIFLNIENYEPSNLNLTLTNMRGQRVLDKKINLIGKGNINESINVDYLPKGIYILGILSDKGILESKKILIK; encoded by the coding sequence ATGAAAAAATTTATACTTATTCTCGTATTAGGAATTCTTACTAGTACAATTTCATTTGCACAAATTCCCAATGGTGATTTTGAAACACAAGACAATTGGACAGCATCAGGTAAAGCAACTTATGTTGAAAGATTAGATGCTACATTAAGCGGAGATCCAGTCTCTTTGTACCCTGAATCAGGAAGCAAATTTATTCGCGTACAAAATGATCTTACGCAAGGGAAGTTAGGAGTTCTTTCATCATCATTTCCTTTGACTTCTCGTCCTAATTATTATTCATTTCATGCAGGTTATATTTCAGCAAATAAAGTTGAAAGATTTGGATTTATTGTTTTCTTTTGGAAATGGAATACTAATACTAATTCAAGAGATACAATCTTATATAATTTTGGAGCAGCTCCTCAGCAAGATGGACAATTGCAACCATGGGCTGTATTAAATATGGATCTTTCCTCTTTGTATAAAAATACTGATACTCCCGATTCTGCTATGCTTGTATTTATTGTTGATGTAAGACAAAATACTCAAGGACAAATTATTGCTTCTGATAATACAGTATTAGTTCTTGATAATTTGAAGTTTGAACAACAAACAAGTTCAGGGATAACTTGGTCGGATATTGAAGCTGAAAATTCAATAGCAATTAACAAGGCTTATTATTTTAATAAAAGAATTTTCCTTAACATTGAAAATTATGAGCCATCAAATCTTAATTTGACACTTACAAATATGAGAGGTCAAAGAGTTTTAGATAAAAAAATAAATCTAATAGGAAAAGGTAATATTAATGAATCAATAAATGTAGATTATTTACCAAAAGGAATTTATATTCTTGGAATATTATCTGATAAAGGAATTCTTGAGTCTAAGAAGATTTTAATTAAATAA
- a CDS encoding four helix bundle protein: MDNKEFAKLLENRTKNFAISVIKLSSSLSNTSENKVIKNQITKSGTSIGANYIEANRSRSDKDFLNKIQICESEASETVYWLELLMSLSKNTTKETKLVFKEANELLAIFTSIRNSLKKK, encoded by the coding sequence ATGGATAATAAGGAGTTTGCAAAACTGCTTGAAAATCGAACAAAGAATTTCGCAATTAGTGTTATCAAATTATCAAGCTCATTATCCAATACTTCTGAAAATAAAGTGATTAAAAATCAGATAACAAAATCAGGAACAAGTATTGGAGCTAATTATATAGAAGCAAATCGTTCAAGAAGCGATAAAGATTTTTTAAATAAAATTCAAATTTGTGAAAGTGAAGCAAGTGAGACAGTTTACTGGTTAGAATTATTAATGTCTTTATCAAAAAATACTACAAAAGAAACAAAATTAGTTTTTAAAGAAGCAAATGAACTCCTTGCAATTTTTACTTCAATTAGAAATAGTTTAAAAAAGAAATAA
- a CDS encoding valine--tRNA ligase codes for MELNKNYDPTNIEDKWYDKWMKKGYFHSEPDEREAFTMVIPPPNVTGVLHMGHMLNNTIQDVLVRTARMKGKNACWLPGTDHASIATESKVVNKLKELGIKKSDISRKEFLEYAWDWKEEHGGIILEQLKKLGASCDWERTKFTMDEDLSESVIDTFIDLHKKGLIYRGIRMVNWDPQAITAVSDEEVIHKEVNSKLYYVKYNIAGTNDFLTIATTRPETILGDTAVCVNPKDERYKHLKGKEIIIPLVNRKVPLIYDEYVDMEFGTGALKITPAHDIHDYEIGIKHKLQTINIFNDNGTLNDNAQLFVGIDRFKARKLATAKLEENGNLLKVEDYKNKLGYSERTNAVIEPKLSIQWFVKMDKLAKPALENVMNDSIKFHPAKFKNMYKHWMENVKDWCISRQLWWGHQIPAFYIKNEDKTLGGDDYIIAKSKDEALEIAKEKTGNNNLTINDIRQDEDVLDTWFSSWLWPISTFDGIRNPENKDIKYYYPTNDLVTAPEIIFFWVARMIMAGYEYLGQPPFKNVYFTGIVRDQQRRKMSKSLGNSPSPLKLIKKYGADGVRIGMLLSSPAGNDLLFDEGLCEQGRNFNNKIWNAFRLTQSWTVDESKQQPEHSKLATKYFDSKLNKSISIIEDHYSKYRISDVLMTIYKLFWDDYSSWYLEIIKPPFGEKIDKKTFDEAVQFFEKLLQLLHPFVPFITEELWHHIKKRNENNDIIISKYPESKDFDEELLAKFKHATQVITAIRDFRNNNNIPNKEKIELKIQLKDKSNTEFDGVVKKLCLIETIEYIDDKPDNIQSLVVHSTEYFIPFSDSINIDEEIEKINKDIEYQKGFLNIVMKKLNNDKFVQNAPEKVVEIEKKKKADAEKKIEVLKKKRSSLN; via the coding sequence ATGGAACTGAATAAAAACTACGACCCAACAAATATTGAGGACAAATGGTATGACAAATGGATGAAAAAGGGATATTTTCATTCTGAACCAGACGAAAGAGAAGCATTTACAATGGTAATACCTCCACCAAACGTTACAGGAGTTTTGCACATGGGACACATGCTAAACAATACAATTCAGGATGTTTTGGTTAGAACAGCACGAATGAAAGGCAAAAACGCTTGTTGGCTTCCCGGTACCGATCATGCTTCAATTGCAACAGAATCAAAAGTTGTGAACAAACTTAAAGAACTTGGAATAAAAAAGTCAGATATTAGCCGTAAGGAGTTTCTTGAATATGCATGGGATTGGAAAGAAGAACACGGGGGGATAATTTTAGAACAACTAAAAAAACTTGGTGCCTCATGTGATTGGGAAAGAACAAAATTTACAATGGATGAAGACCTTTCCGAAAGTGTAATTGATACTTTTATTGACTTACATAAAAAAGGATTGATTTACAGGGGAATAAGAATGGTAAATTGGGACCCACAAGCAATAACGGCTGTTTCTGATGAAGAAGTTATTCATAAAGAAGTTAATTCCAAACTTTATTACGTAAAATATAATATTGCAGGAACAAATGATTTTTTAACAATTGCTACTACAAGACCTGAAACAATTCTCGGAGATACTGCTGTTTGTGTAAATCCTAAAGATGAAAGATACAAACATCTTAAAGGAAAAGAAATTATTATTCCTTTGGTAAACAGAAAAGTACCTTTGATTTATGACGAATACGTTGACATGGAATTTGGTACTGGAGCCTTAAAAATTACTCCTGCACATGATATTCATGATTATGAAATTGGTATTAAGCACAAGCTACAAACAATAAATATTTTTAATGACAATGGAACATTAAACGATAATGCACAGTTGTTTGTAGGGATAGATAGATTTAAAGCAAGAAAATTGGCAACTGCCAAACTTGAAGAAAACGGAAATCTTTTAAAAGTTGAAGACTACAAAAATAAGCTTGGTTATTCGGAAAGAACAAATGCTGTAATTGAACCGAAACTATCTATTCAGTGGTTTGTTAAAATGGACAAACTAGCTAAGCCTGCTCTTGAAAATGTAATGAATGATAGCATAAAATTTCATCCTGCAAAGTTCAAAAACATGTATAAGCACTGGATGGAAAATGTTAAAGATTGGTGCATTTCAAGACAACTGTGGTGGGGACATCAAATTCCTGCATTCTATATAAAAAATGAAGATAAGACCCTTGGGGGAGATGATTATATTATTGCAAAAAGTAAAGATGAAGCTCTTGAAATTGCAAAAGAAAAAACAGGGAATAATAATTTAACAATCAATGACATTCGTCAAGATGAAGATGTGCTTGATACATGGTTTTCTTCATGGTTGTGGCCAATTTCTACTTTTGACGGTATCCGCAATCCTGAAAACAAAGATATTAAATATTATTATCCTACAAACGACCTTGTTACAGCTCCCGAAATAATTTTCTTTTGGGTAGCCCGAATGATAATGGCAGGTTATGAATACCTTGGTCAACCTCCTTTTAAAAATGTATATTTTACAGGAATAGTAAGAGATCAGCAGAGAAGAAAAATGTCTAAGTCATTAGGTAATTCACCTAGTCCTTTAAAATTAATAAAAAAATACGGAGCCGATGGTGTCAGGATAGGAATGCTTCTTTCTTCACCTGCTGGAAACGATTTGCTTTTTGACGAAGGACTTTGTGAGCAAGGCAGAAATTTTAATAACAAAATCTGGAATGCATTTCGTTTAACACAAAGCTGGACTGTTGATGAAAGCAAGCAACAACCCGAACATTCAAAACTTGCAACAAAATACTTTGATTCAAAATTGAACAAAAGCATTTCAATAATTGAAGACCATTACTCTAAATATCGTATTTCGGATGTTTTAATGACTATTTATAAATTGTTTTGGGATGACTACAGTTCTTGGTATCTTGAAATAATAAAACCACCTTTTGGAGAAAAAATTGATAAAAAAACTTTTGATGAAGCAGTTCAATTTTTTGAGAAATTATTACAATTATTACATCCTTTTGTTCCATTTATTACTGAAGAATTGTGGCATCACATTAAAAAAAGAAATGAGAATAATGATATAATTATTTCAAAATATCCTGAGAGTAAGGATTTTGATGAAGAGTTGCTTGCAAAATTTAAACATGCTACTCAGGTAATAACAGCAATCAGGGATTTTAGAAACAATAACAATATTCCAAACAAGGAAAAAATTGAACTAAAAATTCAATTAAAGGATAAGAGTAACACCGAATTTGATGGTGTTGTAAAAAAATTATGTTTAATAGAAACAATTGAGTATATTGATGACAAACCGGATAACATACAATCTTTGGTGGTTCATTCAACAGAGTATTTTATTCCCTTTAGCGACAGTATTAATATTGATGAAGAAATTGAAAAGATAAATAAGGATATTGAATATCAGAAAGGCTTTTTGAACATTGTAATGAAAAAATTGAATAATGATAAGTTTGTTCAAAATGCACCTGAGAAAGTTGTAGAAATTGAAAAAAAGAAAAAAGCAGATGCTGAAAAAAAGATAGAAGTTTTGAAGAAGAAAAGAAGTAGTTTGAATTAA